The genome window ataagtaatatttgaaattttggaaagtcttATAGTTACGAATGGGCTcgtctttgaaaaaaaaaactgtggcCATTAAACACTAAAAATTCACACGaagacattgaaaaaaatcgaacaatgTATACAGCTTTTTGTCGTCTTTCACCTAGTCAATTGACCAtgctttttcacttttttccccAATATTGGATCTGAATAAAAATGGGGAAAGATCATCAACTATTCCAAAAAAgggttttcaaacaaaaaatttattttagagaATATAGAAATAGAGAAAGAAAGAGGAAGAAATGATAAAAGAAATGATGAAACCGAACGTCTCATCGAGTGCAAATATGGGAAATAAAAGGGCTGAAATGTAGGCCGATTGGGCGCGGCCAGTGTTATCAGTGATTATGAAGTGATGCTCTACTTGCATGTATTACAATTTAAATATGATGTGTTGCACTTGATTATGTTACTTTCATAGTTCGAAAcctttttttcccttttttttaaatattctctTATCAGCTCATTTATAAACTCCTGACTGTTTTACCAGGCAAAATAAAAAGCCAAAGGTGCCGATGtttgaatcgaaaaatcacgaacaaaatttttggcgagacgaaaaagttgtttagaaaataaaatttggtacgagaaaagtttttcaataatcaaACTAGAAATTGAGGCGTCAGcctttcaaattcaaattttgacaggCAGTATTAGGAATCATAGACCGGATATATAAAAAGTTTTGTCGgaatatccaaaaaatatcaaatgattgaaaaactatataaaacAGTGATCAAATATTTATCAGCAGTTCCATAAAAAACGTAATTTGTAGGTACTACTCTCCATTTTCTTGAATCATAAACGGAATAAATTGTCTACAAGTTAAAACTAGAAGCTGaaccaaatttcaatttaaagatGTTCAACCCCAACTTTGGTACCGTACTTCTTCTATTAATTTGCACCAGTCACTTTCTGTCATTGCTCTATATCTTGGTtcacttcaaaaatatcaaaaattgttcaacaaAATCATTGTACATAGAAAAACAGTTAATGAATAAAGTAGCTTCTGACTAGTATACCGTATATTATGTGTTTAATTTAAACCTAACAAACTTAATAATAGTACAAAATGTTTGCACTTTcaagtataaaaaatattatatacgaatagaaaaaagaactagaaaatcaaataacaAAGCGAAACttatttctttttcacttttttcattttatgcAATATAACACAAAAAGCGGCGCGTACTACCCCCGCAAAATGGGCATTTTCTGGTGAAGGAAAcgtcatataatttttatttcgatgGTTCGAAGCTCTGCAAAATCGAGTTTTGCGCTCGTTAGTTTATCGATCTTCGATTAAACTCTTTGTTTGAACTTACCTTTGAGGAATCCTGCCTTCTGAAAAGAAACGATGTGTTAAAATGGGAGATCGTACAAATAAAAGAATGAACTAATGGAACAAGTCGATGAAAAAGTATCACACATACAAATTAGTTGATTATCATTTTTTAGTATTGCAAAATGGGAACAATTGAAAAGACTTCGATCTTTTTGGCCAATTGTTATGTTAATTTGATATACAGTACACACTTCACTAGAAATTCCAGTAGTCAGGAAaaccgaaatttgaaatattcaatatattgaaaaaaaagcaatattataaaattcaattgagAAATGATCATCCCaaacaatttaataaaatctgaaaaaatccagaagATACCAAAATAGTTTGGGGCAAGAATGTGcagaaaatctttttaaaaattttcagttattcgAGTGACGCTTGTACATAAATAAAAGGTATATTCAAACGATAAAATGAagatgaacaaaatttttgaaatcgaaaattttttgtctcaatctcttcacaattttccaaatcgaaaaacgattAAACAAATCAGTTAGACATAACTAAAACTTTGTCCGACGGATTACTGCCAGATCTAGTCGTTTACTCGTTTTTGCTATTTTATTCAGTAGGCGGAATCGAGAAGAAGGGCAACGGAAAAAGGGAATTTTTTCTGCGAGAAGCATGGTGCTATGGGCAACCGTATCTAGGCCATCTTGGTGAAAGTTGCTCCGTTTTGTTCATGCAAATGTGGGGTTGgaaattatttgagaaaattgagagagGTTTCTTTATTCTTAAAAGATCTTGcacaaaatttaccaaaatgagaaaaaagaggaTTAAATTTATTCGAAGGATTGTTCATAGTGTGTTGTATGTCGTATCCTTCTCATTTTCCTTCTCGAGATTTCAATCTTTTCCATGGAAACAGGCCATCGATCCGTCATCGCGATTCTCGAACGCACGAAGAAGGgagaaaatttgtggaatcTTTGCCCAATATCTGAAGAAATACCTGTTTGGAGCGCGATGTTAACAAAAGGACGTTTGGCAACGTGccagcaaaaaatgtttgaaagcgttgaaaatgcaatattggatgaaatttctaaagtttcaAGTGATTGCAATATTTGtatacattgaaaaaaaatatttcgactAAAAACAGCTATCATTTcatgagaaagaaaaaataaataaagtaaAGTTGAGTAAAAAGTTAggaataaaataaagtttaatcCTGGTTACTTTCTTCGTGAAATGACCCCACGTTTCTTTGCTATAGATCAGGACAGAGATAAGAGAGGAATTTGCTATAAAATGAGCAGGTTTTGCCATAATCTTCACTGTGAGTTTTCGCATTCTACAAAGAAGTCGCCATGGCCCAATCTGTTCCACCAGGAGACATCCAAACCCAGCCGGGTACGAAGATCGTCTTTAATGCCCCGTACGACGACAAGCACACCTACCACATCAAGGTGATTAACTCCTCGGCTCGCCGTATTGGATACGGTATCAAGACCATCAATATGAAGAGACTTGGAGTTGATCCACCATGTGGAGTCCTCGACCCAAAGGAAGCTGTACTTCTGGCAGTTTCCTGTGATGCCTTTGCATTCGGACAGGAGGACACTAACAATGACCGTATCACTGTTGAGTGGACCAACACCCCGGATGGAGCTGCCAAGCAATTCCGTCGGGAATGGTTCCAAGGAGATGGTATGGTCCGCCGTAAGAACCTCCCAATCGAGTACAACCCATAGGGATTCTtgaacttttccaaaacttcaatAAAGTTTCACTGATAGCtcgtttattttgttttacttgtttccagattttatgattttatgatattcttgtttttttttcggaagaCAAGCGAGAGTATACTTTGGATTCGTCCatagaaaatgaattgaaCTTTTCCCAAACTTTAATAAAgtctttcaaaattcttgtGGTGCattttcttcacttcttttatattttccgAGTTTGGAAAGTTATGCAGTTgagatattttcgaaattgtagTGAGAATGGTGTCTATCGTTTATTTTGCACAAAGAAGATGTTGTTTTCGTTCCAGTGGTTTTACCTTTTATTAAATTAGAAACTGCAGGATGTCGAGTTCCATCAAAACtcgttttgaaactttttaaaatttttgaaatttcaattgtcaTAATTGTATCAAACTATTAGGCTCAAACATACCCCACACCACATACACATACCCCGAAAATTAGTTATATTActtacatttttcttgaaaacggTCCATCGATCCATTATCGCAATTCTCGAACGCACGAGGAAAGgagaaaatttgtggaatcTTTGCCCAATATCTGAAGAAATACCTGTTCGGAGCGGGACTTTTCCAAAAGGGCTTTTGGCAGTgtgccaacaaaaaaatcgaaaattaattgaGGAAAACGGTTGATTTTTAGATCGATGAGATAAaggcaaatttggaaaacgtgACGTCACAACATGCATTCTTAAAAACAGTGAACTGTTTAAAAGttcggaaaatggaaatgcaggaatttttatcaatacaTGATCTTCTTGCTATAATTAATTGTCAccatgcaattttcaaaagtttttcgaaacaGTATTTCAAGAATCTCACACGATTTTTAtgagaactttttcaaaattgagccttctcataaaaaaatatactagATTAAAAACTGACCCGtggccaaaaaataattctgaaattccatGTAAACAACACGTGCAATAAAactccgaaaaaattttaatttgcaaaaacaaaaaattacgtgacaaaattttgaattgttttatttccTGAAAGGTCAGATCGTTATCTTTTTCCGATCCCACCCTCattagaattttctgagaaattattTCTCTATTTCTGCATTaacaaaatgccaaaattttcgaaagaagatcgaaaaaaacacaagaaaacgCGAAAGAAGAAAGAAGCAAAAGGCAACAATCCCCATCCGAGAACGATTGCATTGAAGGATGCGGCAAGAAAACGAAAGACGAAGACACTGATCAGAGCAGAGCCACTGGAAACATCCTATGGATCATCGAAGAGACGTCGACCAAATGATTGGAAGAAAAAGATGAGGAAGAAGGAAAGAAAGAGAAGATACTTCAGACAGGATTGGTTCTGGGGAATGATAACACAGACTGAAGCTGAGGTTAGTTTATAAGCGAAGTATTCGGAATTTCGGGCGAAATAAAGTCACTATGCATACCACCTGAACCGGTGTGAGGCAGGCATGCATGCAAGAAATATTTCGAAAGGCTTGAATATTCATTTCAccgttctaatttttttcaaccaaataAATTCCAGGGACATCTCAAAGATTGCCGCCACGGAGAGTTTCTCGTTCGAAGTATGCTCTTCCAAGATAATCCTATAGTTGTCATCGATGTCGTCGTAGTCTCTGACAAGTCTAGAACGgtaatttttaagaaacaaTGTATAAATTAAACCAACTTTCGTTTCAGTTCCAACAATTTCAAGCTTCTCCAGTTGTATCGAAATGGCAGTTGGATTCGTACCCATCTCGACACAAGACATTGGTTGACCTGGTCGCTTACTACAACAGACACTTCATTGGGATGACTGGATTGAAGTTGAAAACAGCTGCAAAACAACCGGATTGGTTTCTCAAAAGCTACAATATCATGTCAGTTCTGAAAAGAATTCTGGATATTATCATTtctgttgaattttgaaaattatctgtGTTCAAACCGCCAATCCGTAATTGAatgaaactcaattttcaggtgcCCGAAGAACGCGGTGAACCTAGGGAGTGGTCAGTATGGATGTGTGGCAATTGGTGCATACCGACGACGTCTAGTGGCTATAAAAAAACTGACAAGTAGTGGAGAACGGTTGCTGTTGGACAGAGAAGCACTTCTGAAAGAGGCAATGTTCATGCAAAAACTACAACATCCTTACATCACAAAGATTATTGGAATTTCGATTGACAAAACGCCTCCGATGTTGCTGATCGAGTTGATGGCGTGTCCTTTGCTCGatcatcttcaaaaatatgtaaGCCACCATGTGCTTTATTTCAATATAAAGTTTTTTCTCAGGGAAAGTACACTACAATCGGGGAGAAACTTCTCTACCTGTGGCAACTTGCAAGAGGATTAAGCTTCATGGCCAAAGAGTACGcaaattcgaataaaatttaattagtaatttattttttaagaaacgTTGTTCATCGAGATATCGCAGCAAGAAACGTCCTGTTCAGCCGTCATGGGATTGTAAAAGTCTCCGATCTTGGTTTGTCAGATTACGAATCGAAGCTTCAAGCGGTGAACACAAGTAAAGAACGCTTGCCCCGAGCATGGCTACCTCCAGAgagtgtttcaaaaactggCGGTAATAAATTCAACGAGAAAACCGATGTTTGGATGTTTGGAGCCACTTCTGTCGAggtatattcaaatttaaactttctttaaatttagaaGAGCAAAGTCTTTCTCAatcttttctaattttctgccGACTTCTGAgccaaaattgcatttttggtCTGATCCTCGAATGAAAGAGTACTATTGATaagatattaattttaatataatattgacttgaaaataaatatgaatttttatcGGTTAAACTTTCAGGTATTCCAAAATGGACAACCACCATACCACGAACTTAAGTGGAAGGAAGCCCTACCAAGACTACAAAACTTCAAAGACGGAGACAATCTTCTGGTTTTTCCCAAATATGCTTCTTCTGAGATTCATGCGTTCTACTCTACCAAAGTGTTCAAACGTGTGAATGAGGATCGTGTGAACTTTGAAGAGATAACCAGTGTGCTCGACAACTGGTTGAATATCAAATTCCCACCACCGTCATTGGAGAAGCGTACCGTCAATATGATCCCGAATTGTCATCCACTGACCAACGCGGAGTATGAGATTTTGTACCAGAATAACATGGATTGGTTGCCAGCCGTGCGAAAAGTTAAAAGGAAGAGGGAAGAAAGGGAGAAGAGCAAGACAATAAAGAGCAgcacgaagaagaagaagaaggctcaagaggttttgaaaatgttgaagagGAAGCTGATAAGGAAGAGAAAACGACGTCGGATTCAAATAAAGTTGCAGATGTACAGAGAGCAACGCCGGGAGCACAAGAGAAAGTTTAAGGTTGGTTTGAAACATGAATACTTTTAAAGATAATAATTGTTATTTCAGGCTCTGATTGCTTTCTATCTGATGTATCCTCAACGAGAAGTTCCGCGTCGCAAGAAAATTCGAGCTAAACATGAATATCTTGTGGATATTTACTCGAGGATTCTCATGGCAAAATGGAGAAAACAAGCACCAACCCGCAGAACACGGCTTCGTCTTCGGAGACATCGTCTGATTAACAAGAAGTCAAAGCATAAGGCATCGCGAAATGGGAAACTTGTGAGAATtaaaaagaagacaaaaagaGTTAAGCGAGGCAAATTTGTTCGACCCTTGATGCCCAGGATTCCAAAGTTCGTCgccaagaagaagaagctgaagaaAGTTGATGGAAAGAAGGTGCTGAAGAGGAAGGAAATCGTGCTCACGTTGAAGGTTCGGAAGGCTTCCACTGCGAAGAAGACTAAGAAAGCCATGCAAGAAAAGAAACGAAAGAGACTGAGAGCAAAGAGACGATTGAGACGGTTCATTATGCGGAAACGGTTAAAGAAGAAGTTGAGGAAGAGATATCGCGGAGCCAAACGACGTCGAAAGCGTCAAAAGTATCGCCTCCGATATCGCAAAAAGAAGTACCAGCTGAGAAAAGGAGCATTGAACATGGAGCAGAAGGAACGTATGagggaattgaaaaaaaggcgTCGAAtgaagaaacagaaaattgataGATTGCATCGAAATCGAAAGATTGGACAGATTCTTCGAGAATGGAGAGTTGTTCGAAAACTTTTGATGGTCAAAAGAGCTAGGCGGacgttgaagaaaaaaatgagaaagaagGTGAAGCAACAGATGTTGAAAAAGATGGAAGAGGCGGCAGCAAAGGAAAATGAGAAGGAAATCaggaagacgaagaagaaaaGTAAGGATAAGAAGGAAGGAAGAAAGGAAGAAAGTAAGGAAAAAGCCCATAAGAAGTCGAAGCCCAAAAAGTCCAATCGCCGTGGTCATATGAATCAGAAGAAGGCCAAGAGGACCAAGAAGCATAAACTCTGATTATTTACTCGTATAAATTTtattgtcgaaaaatttttcattcaatttcaatgtGTTTTAGTCGGTTTCTTACATTCTCTGcacttcttgaaaaaattgactttaaCTTGTCGAATAGGTCTTGTCGCTGGCCTCGGATttggtttgagtttttctgaaaaatgttcggtacctgtgtattatttcccctcatttttaaatataaatttttaaataaaaacgtgtggagtTTTTGTATCTTTAGACTTAGAAAATAACCATTTATAagccaaaaaaaggaaaaggactaactttttctaactttttcatttaacaaaacaaaacaaacaaaaaacaaaatttttaaaacaaaatacattttttttcgcttggcaagaaacgggaaaaaattagcaaaaagttaggaataaaataaagtttaatcCTTGTTACTTTCTTCGTGAAATGACCCCACGTTTCTTTGCTATAGATCTAGGACAGAGATAAGAGAGGAATTTGCTATAAATTGAGCAGGTTTTGCCATAAACTTCACTGTGAGTTTTCACACTCTACAAAGAAGTCGACATGGCCCAATCCGTCCCACCAGGAGACATCCAGACCCAGCCGGGTACGAAGATCGTGTTTAATGCACCATACGATGACAAGCACACTTATCACATTAAAGTGATCAACTCATCTGCTCGCCGTATTGGATACGGTATCAAGACCACCAACATGAAGAGACTTGGAGTTGATCCACCATGTGGAGTACTCGACCCAAAGGAAGCTGTTCTTCTGGCTGTTTCCTGTGATGCCTTTGCATTCGGACAGGAGGACACTAACAATGACCGTATCACTGTTGAGTGGACCAACACCCCGGATGGAGCTGCCAAGCAATTCCGTCGGGAATGGTTCCAAGGAGATGGTATGGTCCGCCGTAAGAACCTCCCCATCGAGTACAACCCATAGGAATTATCGAACTTTTCCCAGTCTTCAATAAAGTTTCATTGATAGctcgttcattttttttgagtttttccagAATAAGATTTAATGATATTCTTGTATTCTTGGTTATCCACGCCGCATGTATAGTGAGGTGCGTAACcgcgaacgtgtcggccgcttccgaACAACCACCTCTCCACACTACGTTGCACACACACCAAGCTACTCATTTCACGCTaagctgcggaaccccgaacgtgccGGCCGCTTCAAATAACTACCTCTCGCACTTCATTTCACGCCTCACTCAGCTGGGAGCCCTAGAGTATACTATACGAGTATTTTATTGGCTCTTTTTTGCCCAGTGCAGTTGATAATCGTATTCAAAAACGCGTTTAAAACGCAAAAGTTGTAATATTTATCTTTTTGCTGGAGCATCACCGATTCCCCCGAAAGttagtttataaaatttaacttaAATGTATGCGTTGCAACACAACTTCAGAAGGACAACTTGGTGAACTTTTGCTGCTAACGATAAGGAATCCAGacttaagaaaaattgagattaattaaaagttcaagaaaaaagtttattccaTAGACCCCTAATAGTGAACCATTTCAGTTAAAGTTGAACTTCGCGCATCCAGAACGcgttttttacagaattttattttgatctaCAGTTGTAATGTTGTAATATTTATGTTAGAAAATATTCACTTCAACAGGctgatcaaaaaataatatactgccaaaatttttctaaaattttttctttttttcctggaTTTCAGTGAcctgaaaacataattttgaaacagtaaatcaACTTTTACTTGAACAAATAACTATTattattccaaaattccaaaacttcaaCATTCAAATGGTCCTTGCCCCTTTTTTCTCTACAACCTCTCTGACATCTCCATATCTCTTGTCTGTGTCTGGTgaccactctctctctctctctctctcaacatttcccttttctcttcttttcatcGTCTCTTTTCAAATTCCGTGAAGCTGTTATTTTCGTTCACTGTGTGCTTCTCTGTTTCTCTTCCATCTGATAGATTTCACATCAAATCgtgtttgaaaatatgtttgtaATATGTTTgcttttcggaaaaaaaattagaaaaaaaatcgaaggaAGAAGATCTATTtactttttgaatcaaaaaattgtagagcAATCGTGTGAGCTTAacatattttccaaataattttcgGGCCACCTGCTTCATGGTCACCTGAtacttttttgctctttttcatcttttttctaacaaacacttttttgttattcaTTTTCACACATTCTAACAATTGTTTGCAACATTTTAATCAAATGTGTTTGCTGCAAATGatgattttattatttctctgctatttttccaattccacAGAGACATGAcaaggaaaaattattttctaactAAAAAAACAACGCATTTTCTTCGACAACGTCTTCTTGTCAAGaagaagatttttcaaaaagataaagtaaatgagaaaatcggataaaattgtttttgttctcATCACTTATCGCTTTCTCATACTATTCGTCGTTCTGCCGGGGATTGAGTCGGATTCAGTTGTCGCTATGAAAGTGTTTCCTTTTgagtttgaacattttttatttagttacttatcgaattttctagaaatttagaaCACCTTGCaagataattcaaaaatggtaGACActtcttgaacttttcaaatttttgtaatctcTCAATAAGTCTCTAGAATTTATTGAACTTATCTTAGTCGCCATCATTCTTCAGACTGATACATTTCCATCACATGTCCATCTCCCTTCCAATTAAACAACCATAAAAGCTGTGAAAATGGTAAAAGTATCATTGTGTCAACTGATAACAGTCTCTGCCGTTTTCATCGCTACCTATTATAATAGATTGTCTTGTTTCAAAGTGTCTAGAACCTCCTCCCGTCCATAATCCCCATCCAAAATGCGCACGCGAGAATGCAATGTTGTTATCAGTtatccataaaaaatttatcaattctgaaaatgggagtgaagaagagagagagagtgtgaGTGACAGGAGAAAGATAAATATAAGAAATGATGCGGCCGATGGGCTCACGCGAGCTGGATGCTAAAAGCCGATTAGGCGAGTGAGGCGTGCAGTAGACTTGGCTATTTTATCAATATCAGTTacttcgtttttttctgaagttttggtttttttatctgaaacttAAAAGGCTTtggtttcacttttttgctaCATTGTCTTTTGTGAAATTCCAGATTTAGGATGCTGCAAGCCTAAAAATGTCTGCCACTGTTTGCAAAATGACCTCCGCTCGCCTCGTGCCTACTCTTgtgcttttttattttgaattcataACAGAACTTTCAACAAATCAATTGAAAGCGGTAGGCAGGTACCTACGCCTAAAGAGGAACCCTATTTTATTTAATGGCACACAGTAGGAAGGACAACTGAAACTTTCAAGCAActcgtttaaaaatatttaaactttaaattttttcagagaaacgtTCTCAAAATCACTTTTCAACTTTCCTCATTTTCCCTATAgacaaaatgtagaaaaatgtgttGGACGTATTTTGTccgtttaaattattttaataaaatcaaagAGAGCCGAGATATAAGCAGTCAAAGTGGGGCAAGGGAGGGGATGTATGTAAATACATATAATAGGTAAAATACTGtactttttcattgattttcgaatgaaaaagtAACTATATCTGTTgaacaaacattttctttttggacAAAATCAAACGAAGATTGTAATAAATAACGGTGATAGCCAAAGATATTCGTAAACAAAAAGGCAGTCAATGCCCAATCATCATCTCCACTCTGTTTTCAGGAGCACGTGATccattgaactttttgttttcgttatttttcgaaaaaaaaaatatttcgtaaGTAAGTCCGCCAGTCTGGTGCCAGTTTTCATTCTAATCTTTTATGTACATTTTTATGATCATTCTCCGTCTCTCTGGAGCTCCATATAGTTCATGATAACAGTTCAATCAGTTGGCTTTGTCTTCTCTTTATCATTCTGTGCACTTGCAaccttaaacttttttgtatagttttattttattttattttattataggAAGAATGCCGAAGGACACTAACGGTGTCCACTTCTTCAATCCAGCAGCAGATAATAGTGACGAAGAGACTACGGCAGCTTCTCCAAGTTCTGATGTAAGccttctaaaaattgatgctgtaaaaaccttaaaatttcTAGGTTGCCCGTCCAAATCCACTCGATAGTGCTCGCGAGTATGGAATgagttagttttttatttaatttaaaataatcaaagtttaaattttcgtCAACCGTGAACTTCCTgaggaaacttttgaaacgtggaaaagtttataaaaaagggataatcgataaaattaaattattttcgtaTTGTGTCATCGTAGTGTCTACAATCTTCAAATAGTGGTTAAACTGAGGAAACATTATGGGATCGAAACATTCAACGGTGAAAAAACAGGTTTAGTTTTACTAGGGCTTTCGTGTAGGCTCaaaatgcctacctgcctggtTGCCTGCTTATTCTACTACCAGGGTACACGAAGCTCtttaggcaggcaggcacgaGACAGGCCTCAGGAACTGAAGTTTTGTCTATTTCAGAATCAAAGTCCTGAAGCCCCTGTAAAAACTGTTTCTAAAAAGCCGGTAGTTAGCGAGCAACCAAAAAGTGTTAATGAAGCAAATGTTGAGCCAGGGAAAAGAGAGTTGGTAAGAGTTTGAGAATGTCAACGTTCTTCATTGGCCAGCGATTTTAGAAACGAGTTTCAACGGATCCTCCGAACATTCAACCGACTATCATTAAATCTCCGGATGATGATCCAGTTTTTCATGTTAATCTTTCAAAAGTTGGATCCACCGACACTATTGTCGGCCCAAACCAGGCGAGAAAAGCCCGATCATTTAACATGACAGAAATCGATTTCTCGATTACTGGTGTGTCCAGCTCGTTTGCTCCAGTTCCTGGTTGgaataatgagaaaaacaattcaaagtGAGATTGGCTCTTAATAATTCTCGTTTTTGATATATTAATTAATTAGGGAGAAAATTGACGTTCCGCCAGACTGTAAGCATCCGCCAGATTCGCCGAGTCCAAAGAGAAAAGCAAAGAAACAAAAGTCTGATGAAGATTCTGAGCCACCAAAAGGATATTATGAGGCGAAGAAACAAAAGTGAGAGTGAGAGACTGAACATCtaagttgaaataaaattttagtgaaGACGCAGAGAGGAAACGGTCCCGCATTTCAGCAAATATCAGTACGAAAGAAGATAAAAGCAATGGTTCAAAGAgtgagatttttgaagattcgCATACTTTAGTCTATCGATTATCCCGGTTTATAAACTACCacttaaatatttgaataactTTTCGTGCAATGAATCAAACGTTTAGATAACTTGCCACCTGATATTACTGAAGCTCAAATTGGTAAGGCAAATGTTGTTTTGTGATTTGTATTGTTTACTGGATTATACATCAACTTAACTTTTACATCGaacatttatttcagaaaccgTCGACAGTGAACTATTCGACTCGGGACCATTCAAGAAAAACTTTGCGGTACATTCAACAataaaaccaataattttttaatgtctaAATTTAAGTTCGG of Caenorhabditis elegans chromosome II contains these proteins:
- the msp-49 gene encoding Major sperm protein 49 (Confirmed by transcript evidence), which codes for MAQSVPPGDIQTQPGTKIVFNAPYDDKHTYHIKVINSSARRIGYGIKTINMKRLGVDPPCGVLDPKEAVLLAVSCDAFAFGQEDTNNDRITVEWTNTPDGAAKQFRREWFQGDGMVRRKNLPIEYNP
- the C34F11.5 gene encoding Tyrosine-protein kinase (Confirmed by transcript evidence) produces the protein MPKFSKEDRKKHKKTRKKKEAKGNNPHPRTIALKDAARKRKTKTLIRAEPLETSYGSSKRRRPNDWKKKMRKKERKRRYFRQDWFWGMITQTEAEGHLKDCRHGEFLVRSMLFQDNPIVVIDVVVVSDKSRTFQQFQASPVVSKWQLDSYPSRHKTLVDLVAYYNRHFIGMTGLKLKTAAKQPDWFLKSYNIMCPKNAVNLGSGQYGCVAIGAYRRRLVAIKKLTSSGERLLLDREALLKEAMFMQKLQHPYITKIIGISIDKTPPMLLIELMACPLLDHLQKYGKYTTIGEKLLYLWQLARGLSFMAKENVVHRDIAARNVLFSRHGIVKVSDLGLSDYESKLQAVNTSKERLPRAWLPPESVSKTGGNKFNEKTDVWMFGATSVEVFQNGQPPYHELKWKEALPRLQNFKDGDNLLVFPKYASSEIHAFYSTKVFKRVNEDRVNFEEITSVLDNWLNIKFPPPSLEKRTVNMIPNCHPLTNAEYEILYQNNMDWLPAVRKVKRKREEREKSKTIKSSTKKKKKAQEVLKMLKRKLIRKRKRRRIQIKLQMYREQRREHKRKFKALIAFYLMYPQREVPRRKKIRAKHEYLVDIYSRILMAKWRKQAPTRRTRLRLRRHRLINKKSKHKASRNGKLVRIKKKTKRVKRGKFVRPLMPRIPKFVAKKKKLKKVDGKKVLKRKEIVLTLKVRKASTAKKTKKAMQEKKRKRLRAKRRLRRFIMRKRLKKKLRKRYRGAKRRRKRQKYRLRYRKKKYQLRKGALNMEQKERMRELKKRRRMKKQKIDRLHRNRKIGQILREWRVVRKLLMVKRARRTLKKKMRKKVKQQMLKKMEEAAAKENEKEIRKTKKKSKDKKEGRKEESKEKAHKKSKPKKSNRRGHMNQKKAKRTKKHKL
- the msp-50 gene encoding Major sperm protein 19/31/40/45/50/51/53/59/61/65/81/113/142 (Confirmed by transcript evidence), encoding MAQSVPPGDIQTQPGTKIVFNAPYDDKHTYHIKVINSSARRIGYGIKTTNMKRLGVDPPCGVLDPKEAVLLAVSCDAFAFGQEDTNNDRITVEWTNTPDGAAKQFRREWFQGDGMVRRKNLPIEYNP